The sequence below is a genomic window from Phoenix dactylifera cultivar Barhee BC4 chromosome 8, palm_55x_up_171113_PBpolish2nd_filt_p, whole genome shotgun sequence.
ACCGATCtccaaagaaaggaaaaatagggtcGTCGGTGGTCTTAGAGGGAAAGGAGGAGACTCTAGCAGTGGCACTTGGCCAAGGTGGTACCTCAGTCGCCGACGAAAGGGAGGAGAGGCTCGGTGGTGGTCCACGCAGGGGAAGGGGGCTTTTATAGCGGGTTTTGAATAGCTCACCACCGCAATTCCCGCGGCAGTTGAGCATGATCGGCGGCCGCTCAAGTGGCCGCAGGGTTGCCATGAAATGGCCGCGGTGCCTCCACTTCCGTCTTGCCCGTGGAAGGCAAAAGTGCTTCATTTTTTTCCCTAGCCATGGACTAAAACTGGTTGGGCCCGCCGGCTTCAGCCCAAACGGCCCATTTTGGTTTGGATCTCACAGCAACCAATAAATCGATCTATAGTACTCCTCCAGAATGCTCTACCATATAAGAGGTAACGCAGTCCGCAGCCATGTTCGCCTTCTGGTAGATATGCCTAGCactcaagcattcattcttctCGAAAATCCTCTGGATATCATGCAAAAGGGGGTGTTTCAACCACCTCCATCTGACTCTGAATCCATTCGATCACAGTAGCTGAATCATCCTTGGTGGTTGACTTGCCTCGCATAGGTAATATCTGCCCAGATCACCCTAAGCTCTGCTTCAGAAACTAAGATATCAAAGACATTGCTAAGGACCAAGGAGTTACATGATAAGTGCACAATATTTATGGATCCACTCTGAGATAGCCCTTTTACCTCAACGGATAGAGCGTCCATTTTCTAAGCAAAATGTCTCCACTTTCAATGTTTCGGTAACACACTGGGAAACTTTCTTATTGTGCATGAAGCCAAGGAGGAAAATAGAAGCTAGAATTAGTAGTGTTGGATTGGCTATCAGGAATGTATaggaaaaataatttaaaacttAATGGCTTTGGTGTTATGCATGAAGTATTGATGACTGTGATTTCTCTAGAAAAAATGTGCCATCAATGTAAGAGAGAGCAATAGCCCTTGAAATGTAAATGGCTTACTTGACCAACATATAGCACGCTGAAATCTCCACTAGTCTCGATATCTCACATGTAGCTTGCTCCACGGATAAAGCATTcatttcttaaataaaatatCTCTACTTCCGCTCTCAACGACGCTAGGAAACTTTCCTGATACGAACAAAGCCAAAGAGGCCGGTTACAAAATTTAATTCGAAGCCTTTCAAGctcttaattaattattttggaTTTTATACATGAAAGATAGTATCCATGGTTGAGAGTCCTCTATGAGTCATACATCAACTCACTTGGAATGTAGGAAGAGAAGGGGAAAAGTGTAGTCAGcgagaaaataaagaaatattttgtgtttgattgaagttttcaaagaacatagatgaaaaaataattttttcatagAATAAGATCcccatattttataaaaaaagaaaaaaaatctatatgccATATGGGAAAGTCCAATTCCCGCCAGCTGAGAGTTGTgataaaaattttttttcaaaaatgctCTTAATCTTTTAGATAGAATGTAGCaagatttttctctttattaagggcataagaGGTATTTTATTCAGCTTCTCTAAgcaaaaataaataactaacCAAATATAAACCACTCTCAAATGCATTACTTTTCCAAAACATCATATATATTCAAGCATTtactttgcaaaaaaaaaaaaaaaaaaacaatgaataAAAGTTCTTTCCACGAATCAAATAATTTCCCGAAGAAAATACCTTTAGGGGATGTACGCCGCTTACTTGTCCACTGTACAGCATCTCACGAAGAAGTGTCCACTCTCAAGACCATGTTTGTAGCTTAGTGGATAGAGCATTTGTTTTCAAAGCATGAAATCATCTCCATACACTCTTAGTGACTTACTAGGAAACATTCCTACTATGCACAAAGCCGACCAGGCCAACAAAAGTTAAGAGTAATTGGGTCCAAGTCCAAATTACGTTGGACATGCATGCAGACAAGTTGAGGCTCTAAAGTAGTCTACTTCTTGTGGCCTTACGAAGAAATCATTGTTATAGATGATTTCTTTTACAGGCAGGGCACATGCCTCCTGGAGTAATCACAGACTTCAGTACTTCTTTTCAACTGAAAGCCCAGGAACTATTAAAAGGCTTTGCATGGAGGAACAACCGGAGGTCATTTTTACTGCGAGGCTGAACGGAAGAGGAGATTCTAAGAAACGCAAGGCTTTCACGTTATGTACAGTAGGGCTCATAAAAGCAGTACACGGGAGCCAATAGATGATGGTAACGAGCTCTCATCTGTCTTAAACATGCAGGGCGCGTACCAAAAGTAGCTTATAGCCTCCTCGAATTTTAATAGCAGTATATGGTCTTGAACGTGACATGTAGTAAGAGTGACAAAAATCTCTCCAAGATGCATCTGCCATGCATACAAAAGAAACAAAGATTTGTTTGGAATAGGATCCACAAAGTTTGTTACTGATTCCAATGATACTTATGATGACAAAAGCCTGTGAGACCAGCTTCAGATGGAGATTCCAATGATACAAGACTTCAATGTGTAGAGTAGGCAATGTGCAACAGGTGTAACAAGAGCAAATAGTTGAAAGCTTGAGCTTCTCGTTGAGCCAGGTCGACAATCTGCTAATTTTTACAAATGTCGAGTTCGTTCTGATAACAATGAGCCGAGCTTCAAGCTTCACTTGAGTTAAATTACTCCTTTTATATAACAAGCCTACCCCAAGCAGTTCACTAAGTGACCTGGGCAGACTCACTTGCACCCTTATGTAGAACAGCATATTCTGTATACCATAGGTTAGCTTTCAGCTTAGCAAATATAATTTTCACGAGCTGCAGCTGTAAGCCGAGCCAATGATCTGAATAACACAGTAAAATCTTCCACTCTTTCAGCATTTTGAGAGGAATAGGAGAGGGCTTTACCAACAAAGAATATAGATGACACAGCCAGGGAAATGCACACATGATGGTGCAATCCAGAATTGTTtgcaacttttttttcttttttaaggtaCAGAATGGGCTTCCTGTTGTTGTCGGATCATTGAAAGTGATCATACATGTAACACAAAGGATTGGTTATATCATGACTTACTGATACATTCAACCGAGTGCAAATGATAAATAAAGAGAAAAGAACCATCAATTTCTCATAAGCGAGCAACATATGAATTTGCTTGTGTGACATATCTCACCCACCTATATGGATGGTAGGTCTTGGATTTCTTTGCTATCAGCAGATATCTTACCTGCATTggggaaaaaatataaaaaaaagatgcCATCAGTAATAAATTAAAAGTACTTCAGCACTGCTGATTGCAGATATTCTTTTCGAAAAGCTAACAATTTGAAAAGTATCTCATCATGATAAGTTTGTTTGCTATGGCATCAGTCAAGTACATTTAGGTGCAAAGAAATAAAGAGTTGCTAAGTAGACTTTGCAGTGGATATTAGAAAAAGATCAGAACTTGGTCGTGAAGCCAAAATGAAATTCCACAGCTCTGCATAAATGAGCCAGTAGCAGAGCCAATCAAATTCGCCTACCccaccctcctctctcttccAAAAGATCAccctcttctcttttttgtaGGAAGAAGAGGCCCACAAGCCATGGGATACACAAGAAGGGGTGGCCCTCCCCCATAAAACCTCAACTCCTCAAACCTGGTGAAGGTAGGATTTGAAGGTTatctttcaaaagaaaaaaaattaagaaatctgtCTATTTTGGGAGTTTTGTGAATAAGTGGTTGGAGTAGCTCTTCTACCTACAAAAGCTTTGCAAACAGAACATTTGAGGAGTTTGCCTACGGTTGACAGAATTACCATAAGCTGTTTCTAAAGATCCAACAACAACTGAACTTTCATTTAAACTTCAACAGTCTGAGGTCAAGTGAAGGGTTTTACGGGAAAAATAAAGACCATGCTGAACAAAAACAAGCACAAATGCTGATTTAGTTTAGTGTCTAGGTACATGAAATCATGAACTGATTAACAAATGAAGAGATAATAATCAACAGACAGCCTCACCTGAAGCCTTGACGCATTGTACATCGGTATTATGAAATTCATGTTTACAGGCCCAGCTTCTCTTGTGAGATTTCCTATATTTCAAAGTTGTTTGCAATGGCAGGGATCTAAGACTAACTCAAACACAAAATATTACAGAAAATACAGAACTGAATCTAGTTTCTATACCATGTGACTCCAGAGAAAATGTGAGCTTTGCACGTAATGTATGTTCAGACCCACCAACAATCTGAAATATTATGCATCATTTTTAAATCATCAGGCAGGTGAAGTTATAAGTTGGACAGACAATGTGCATTTTCAGACGCATATAAAATAAGCAGAAAATTGATCATAAATTTAGATGCTAAATGATCAAAAGATACTGGCATAAGAAATTCAAATAGTAAGTAAAATAATTAGATATAAGTCTTGCCTTCTTTAGACACCATTCAAGTCTTTTCATGCCTTCCTTAAAATCAGTCGTCTGTCCAACTGCCCCAGGTTCTAACTCAAAACTAACCCTAAATAAGATTGTCATAAAAAAGAATTATAAATGTAATCCAAACTTCAGGCAGAACACTTACACCCACATCTTACAGAAGTTTCAATGACATGtgattaagaaaataaaatgcaaAATCTTAAATGTTAGTTTAACGCCAAATATAGAAGATTCATGATATCAGAGCATCAAACTCCTATGTGGTTCAGTGCAGAAGACTTCTAAGGGTCTCTCTGGTTGCAAGGAAAGCAGCTCagaaaacttctttttttttcttgacaaACCCAACATTCCATTTGTTTGGTCCGGCAGAAAAATAAACATCAAGAACTTgggaaaatgaaaaatgaaatcAAGGCCCTATTGGAAAAGTATAATTGGTgtctctttttaatttttgttttctttttccagtAATTAATATTGGAACTTGAATTTTCCTTTTACAAAGAAAATgcattatttttccttttccacAAGTCTTCTTGCAGCTAAACAAACTCAAAAATCAAAGTGTGCAAAAACTGATGTTTAATATGTTTGTAGTTCATACGTATCAGATATCCTAAATATACAATATAGAGAGTTAATGTCTACATCTAATGAGTCTCTCCATGCTGTAAACTGAAAAATGTTCGCAAGGTCACATACATGTTGCAAGCCCGCATATGCATTACTTCCAATCAAAAATGTGGCTGATGACATCATATAGGTCAAAAGTCCACCAAAACCATTTTCAAGAAAGTTCCAAGCTATAAAGGAAAGCTGAGGATGCAATTCAGAAGCAATCAGAAGAAAAACCCCAGGGCACAAAAAAGATAACATCTTCACTAAAGAGTTGAATACAAGCATCTTTCAGAAAGAGTGCTGAGGATGTCTGGTTCCCGGATGCCAGAATAGACAGCAACAAGGAAAATGAGACTGTGTGATAAATGACCGATGATCAAAATATCAAAATCTGAGAATTTCAGAAGAGGCAAAGATAACTGCCTAATACAAGAGCTGCagaagcaagaaaaagaacaatCACCTTGTCGTATAAGTTGGCACTGGCATCTGTACTGCAATCGTGTTAGCAGTGACACTTGGGGAGAAGTCAGCATGTACTTTAAGAATGACTTCAGCCTAttgaatcatataaaatatacccAGACATTCACTTGTCGAagtcaaaatttattattttaactATATATGTGCAGAAGCATGCCATAATAGTAAAAACCTCAGAGAAGCACATCCGTACCTTTGATGGTCCTGCTTCTTCAATCAATGCATTGACACGAAAAGGAGGCTTGAATTCCTGAGTCATACGATAGTTCATTACAGCAAATTCTCCATCTGGAGGTATCTATGACCAAGAAAGAAACGTTAAGTGCCCGTTGCATCAATCATAAATAGGAGTGGTTTAACAAAATTGAAACTGCTTGCTGCTGTCATATGTAATAGAAATCCACCTACCAATGTCAACGTTCTGTCCATATCAAAACTGTCAAGATGCACAGATTCATGAAAATTACAATCATCAAGTATCACGGCCCCTCCTCCAGCAGAACTTCTATAGTCTTGCATAATCAAATTCATAAAAATAACATGTGAATTGTAGTAACAGTAAATGGACCGGCAAAGccttattaattatatattggcAATATATAAGTTTGCACTATTCTGGGATAActgtcatttttttcttttttggtaacTGGATAACTGTCATTAAGGAGAAAATAACAGCTTCAATCATAAAGCAACAACAAATGTATTATTCTATATTATGTTGCATAACTAAATTCATAAAAAGAACAATGTGTTACAACAGTTATTGGACCATATATGAGTTAGGGAAGTCCCATTGACTGGTAGATTGTCAATATATAAGTATGCATACTTCTATGTTATATCATCACAAGTCATTAAGGAGAAACAATTtttgaataaaaagaaaaaaacctacGACATGGGCACCACATCAGGATCCTATACTCAGGAGGATTGTATTTTAGCTTTTGGATTAGTTAGAAACTATAGTCAGCTTTCAGTCACCAACATAATGATCAACATAGACAATTATTGCATTCATGGTTTTTACTAGGTAGAAGCATCTATTCTAGACACAAAATGAAAGGTAACATAACAGGCTACCTCAAACAATAGATGTTTGTTGAGTCGATTAAACGATGGAGACAGAATACATGATCATACTATCAAAAATCATcacaacaaataaataaaaggcatgatGACTTTAATActtagaattttttaaaaaaataactaagTATATTAGAAAGACATGATAATAGATGTTTACTCGGAAAAGTCTTATAAGCATGTAATTTACAAACAATACCATAGACAGAAGCCCTGCTTCCGCCAATGCTCAAATCCTCATTAAGGGCTAGACGAATTTCAGGATTTCCACTAAGGTAACTTTTCATTTGAATGGTCCCATCAATCTCAGAAGTGAGTACATAACCCTGTTTAGAGAAGCAGAATATCAGGAAATGGGTTGCTAAATATAAAGACACAGATAGAGTTGCCaacaaggaaaggaaagaaaatgcaaACTGATATAGTATGACATTTCACATAATAGAAAGTAGAAACAAATCTTTTAATAAGAGTAGAGAGAAGTAGCCAGAAAGAATGAAACTGGTATAAGCattcaataacattaaaaacTAAAACGGAGGGAAAATGCAGTGTATGTGTATGTAGGAATAAAGGAGCAAGCTGATAAATCCACATGATCTTgaccatttttttattaaaagaatAACCAGATAAAGTTAAAATTG
It includes:
- the LOC103710989 gene encoding AP-4 complex subunit mu-like, with the translated sequence MISQFFVLSQRGDNIVFRDYRSEVQKGSAEIFFRKVKFWKGDEVEEAPPVFNVDGVNYIHVKVTGLLFVATTRVNVSPSLVLELLQRIARVIKDYLGVLNEDSLRKNFVLVYELLDEVIDFGYPQTTSTEVLKSYVFNEPIMVDAARMPPLGPAAMFMQGTKRMPGTAVTKSVVANEPGGRKRDEIFVDVIEKISVTFSSSGYVLTSEIDGTIQMKSYLSGNPEIRLALNEDLSIGGSRASVYDYRSSAGGGAVILDDCNFHESVHLDSFDMDRTLTLIPPDGEFAVMNYRMTQEFKPPFRVNALIEEAGPSKAEVILKVHADFSPSVTANTIAVQMPVPTYTTRVSFELEPGAVGQTTDFKEGMKRLEWCLKKIVGGSEHTLRAKLTFSLESHGNLTREAGPVNMNFIIPMYNASRLQVRYLLIAKKSKTYHPYRWVRYVTQANSYVARL